The Panicum hallii strain FIL2 chromosome 5, PHallii_v3.1, whole genome shotgun sequence genome contains the following window.
GGAGCAGGATGCCGGAGCCCGGAGCGATGGAACGTGCAGTGCCGTCCTCTGGTTACTCGTAGGGCGCGCTCCTCTCCGTGCAGGGCTGGAGGCGGACGTCCAACCGACGAGGATCAGCGGATCTCAAGAAGAGGAAACGGGGCAGGCAGGGCAGGGCAAAATGGTAACTCTGGTTCAGGGAAATGAACTGAAGGACTGAACAGTAAATGAACAGCAGCATTGGCCTTTTGGGGGTTTTCTGGCCCCATCGACTTTAAAACCCTTCCTCCTCACCTGTTCACCCCTTTCGTTTTCTCGTTCTTCTCCCTTCTCAGTGGACGAGTCTCCTCTTCTCAGTGCCATCTGGCCAGTCAcctcttttgtttttctaaaaaCCAGCCCCTGCTCTCATCTGCAACCGAAGGTTTCTTTTCCGGCATTTTGGCTTTGCAAGACGGCATCAATATTGGATTTGGAGCAGAATGTGAGCGGTCAAATCTTTCCTTACTCTTTGTGTTGTGCTTTGCGCTTCTTTTTACTCTAGTTGCTGAGGAAGTGTTCCTTTCTTGATTTCTTGTGTGTAGTGTGGCTGCGCGGAGTTAGCAGCAGCCATGGCGCATAATGTGTGGGAGGCTGACAAGATGTAAGTTTTCTTTCAACGCTCAATCTGTTCCCTGGTTAATCTGCATGATCGGACGGCTTTGATCAGTGAACACGCTGCTTTTTTTCTTCACTCCTTCAATCTTTGGTATGTTTTGGGTTGTCTTCCATTGTGTTTGAAATCCACTCCTTCCTCTTCGCTTTTTTCTTGATGGTTTTCTTTTCCAGTTAGGTTTCTTCATCgttttgtttcttttctttctttctgatTTGTAAGAATCGTGCCCTTCGTCTCTCCTTGTAGCATTAGTGATGGGTGCAGATACATGATATTTAGTTTATTTTACCATGAATTTCCGCTTttccactccattttgttgcctcttttgcaaaagttatgcttcttcccctcttcttctgaatcttttTCGCCCTTTTCTTTACACGGCAATGTTTCGTCTTGTGCCCGTTTGCTTTCTTCTTTGTTTCTTTCGGTAGTGCCTTGCAATGCTACTGTGACAATTTAATTTATCTTCTTTCTCGTGGAAAGTTTTGGTTttcttgttctacttgttcgtTGGGGTTTTTCTAGCGCGCGAATATTTCTTAAGACGATTTCTGCAAGTTACTTTTTGTCTGGGCTCCTGCGTACTATGCTACTAGCAACTTCAGTTTCCTGTTATCTCTTACCACACCTCATTGTTGGAGAAGCAGGTTAGATTCCTACATTTATGATTACCTGTTGAAGAGGAACCTGTATAACACGGCGAAGGCATTCCAAGCCGAAAGTAATGTGCCTTCAGCTCCTGTTGGTGAGTGCTACAGTATCATGTGTTGTGATCCGATTGTAATTTTTCCATTGATGGCGCCATTTTAGGTTCCGAGCTCCTATCATTTTGCATAAAGAACTGAAACTTGATTTCGTGAAGCCTTAATTTGAAGCCAAGCACTAAGTTTAGATTCATCTTTATGTTTTGACTAACACTAACACATGAAAGAAAACAAAGTTACTACTTAGTCTTAGGGGAGCATGTCGAAGTGAACAAGTCTTAGGGGAGCATGTCGAAGTGAACACTAGACCTTGCTGTTGTGTATGATTGAACAACAAGTACATTCTTTTTGCATTTTGAAAACACAATTTAATTCCTTGTACTTAATTGCCATTGCATCTTTTACTTTGCATAGCGATCGATGCCCCAGGGGGCTTTCTCTTCGAGTGGTGGTCAGTTTTCTGGGACATCTTCATTGCAAGGACGAATGAGAAGCATTCTGATTCTGCTGCTGCTTACCTTGAGGTTCTTTTTTTGATACAGTAACTTGAGGTTATTGTAGCACATGCATGTTAATTATTATTCCCTCAAGGCTTTGACCAACAATTACTCCATCACTCCATCAGTACTTCATTTATGTAATACAAAATTGTAGTCATAAGTTAAATTTTTTAAATATGAATTTAATAACATCAATTTCGTGTCACAAAAATTATGTATTAATAGAGTAATTGCTGGTCAAAGGCTTACCCTAATGGAACAAAATAAGCATTGTAATTTCAGAGAGAGTAGTACTTGTCCTTGTCGGTGCTTGCTTGTCCTCATGCTACACTAGGCAGGTTAATTGATACGGAGTCTTATCTTACACTATACCTAATACTAAATGTTTAAATTTTGTTCATCACACGTGTTCCTCCTGCATGCACATTTAAAAGGTGAACTTTACATTTTTAGAGCTGACTTACATTCTAATATTAACTCAAGTAGCAGAAGCCAAGGTAATTCCTCATCGATTCTGGGAAAAGGGATAATAAATTAATTAATCTACCTAGGCAATAATGTGTATGGTTGCTTGCACGTTCTTCATAAGTTTTTTCCACGCTGCAATGTAGAAACGACTGTCCAACTGTCAAGTGAGTGCCATGAATTTTGCTTGTTTAATAGTTGATACTAGCAATTCTAACTATTTGTCCAAGCCAGCTCTTATTTACTTTGCAATTGATTGGAAAATAGTAATCATGGTCCCATGTGCCCGTTGGTCCTGTTGTCTCCATGTAGCTACTAGGTCATACTAGTTTGTTTTCTGCTGGTTACTTATCTGGAATTACGTGTCATTGCTAGAGATCTACTGCGATGATTATGCAGTAACCACGATTTATTTTGCCTGCTTCATTGTCTTGTATGCTTGTCCTCCCTAATATGATGGCACATAAATTTATGCCCACACAGTTGATTAAAGCACGGGAGCAGAAGCAGCAATCACAACAGCAGGTCGAGATGCAGCAACTCTTGTTACAGAGGCATGTGCAACGACAGCAACAACATCCgcaagagcagcagcagcagcacccgCAGCTGCAACGGCGCCAGCAGAAGCAACAGCAGCGTAATGAAAACACTGATTTTAGCACAAGTGCCCAGAATGGTACGGCTGTTGCTGATCCACAAGTGCGACAAAATGCTACAGCTGCAAGTGGTTTATCTGCAAAGATCTATGAGGATAGAATGAAAATTACTGCTCAGAGGGACATTTCAGATGAGGCTTTAATGAAGGTAATTTTCTAAATTGCAGTCTCAACTGCTGCTTCAATACTTGAGGTATATTCAATGTAGAATGCTCTGTGTTAATTTGTAATGCAGCAAAGGCTCACTGAAAGCATTGGTCCATTGCTGGAATCAAACCCAACTTCAAGGCTAAAGTCACCTGCAAGATCAGCTCTGACTTCAGGGTACTGTTTACTTGTTTTTATTCTGTAGCATTGCATTTACATGGGAGGGGATATCTAGTGCGAACCTTTCTCAAGGTCAATTTGTTCGTTTTATTTTATTACTACTTACTAGGCAAATCGTCCATCGATCAATCGGTGGTGGGTCCGCTTCATTGCAGCAAGCTGAAGCCAGGAGCCAACCTCTTCTTGGATCGACACAGGTTGATAACTTATATTCTGATATTATTGTAAGCCGGAATATGGCGATAGTAGATTGATTGATTGATGTAGAATACATGTACATATATAGGCTAGGAGACCTAGGGTTTGTTTATGGAAGTATGACCAACGTAGGAGCCCCAGCCCCAATCCATCTACAGGTGCGCACGGGCCATACAGGCCGAGGGCAGCACCGGGCCTAAAGGCCCAAGCCGGCTGAGCTACACATCTGTCTAACAATTATATCCTTATATTTGTCAATATCAGTAATTGATGACTGAAGATTGTATCAGGATATGAAGGCAGAAACAAATGTAGCTTTAAATCTGAGAGCAGGTGCAGATGGGTCACTATTTGGAGTACAAGGTGTTTGACATCGAACTCTTTTGTTATTTGATGCTTCTGTTATTACCCTTGTGTTTTTTCACAACTAAAGCCGTTCTGAATatagaatttaaaatacgaTCCTATGAGATTTTTCATTCGCCATATTTAGTTAAAATTCTATGAAGTTTTTCATGATTCGAAGCTTGAGATTTTAAATGCTTCATCGTTCTGTTTATAACATACATTTCCATCTTTACTTCCATTCTTGACAGGCTCTAATCTGGTGGGGAACAATTTGACCCTGAAAGGATGGCCTCTCACAGTTAGTTCTTCACCTTAGTTATGAATTGGAACCAAGTTTGTCTGTTGCATATTGTTGTGATCTTATGATATGTGTCCTTTTGATCATCACTATTCAGGGTTTAGAACAACTTCGATCTGGGTTTCTCCAGCACAAATCTTATATGCACTCTCCCCAACCATTACAGCACCAGCTCCAGTTTCTCactcctcagcagcagcaaatTCTGCTTCAAGCACAACAAAATATGACCTCTTCACCTATAGAGATGGATAATAGACAACTTCAGATGCTTTTTAGCAGCCGAAACTTGGTTCCCGGAAGAGATGGTCAGTCAAATGCATTCGCTGAAATTATTCCCAGTGTTGGCCAGTCATTGCAGAACTTTTGCTTACCCACACAACGCACAGAGACTGATATGCTGATGAAGGTAGTTTTTTTTCTCAGCTGTATCTATGCTTCAATTATAGTTGTGTGGATGCTTCAGTTATCAGTAAGTTGCGTTTATTAACATCTTTTGGAAACATGTTTTTTTAGCTTGTGCCCTGGATCAAGAATAAGTTTCCGAAAAGAAAAACTGAGTACATAGTTTAGATCGTATTACACTACTTCTAAATTTTTAAAGGGTAAATTCAATATTAGGTCGCAgaataaaaaagagaaatacATTGTGGTGGTAAATTTTGACCTTCCCTTAACACTTATGACTGCCAAAGATTTCTCTTTCTCGTTTGTTTTGACACAAATCGAATCTAAACCTAAAAATATGGATATCTCTTTAAGGTCTAAATTATTAAAAGCCTTCTTTTTTCATGTGGAATCTTCTGTGCTCAAACTATTAAGATTTTCTAGTTTCTAAAAAGATGTTGGTTCCACCTGAATCCTGATGTGTCCTTTTTTATGTGTATCATTGTCCATATAACATAATATCCAGTACTGAATGAGTGAGTAGTAATCGATTTTCTTTGCAACTTTCTTAAGTAAACGAAGAAGATGATAGATAAGCAATCCTACTCTTGATTGCCTGATTCTGAGGTCTTAGGTCACAGCTGTTTGGGGTTCTGGTGCGAAGGAAGGACTAATCCATGTTATTCCTATAGAAACCAAAATGTGCCAAATTCTTATAATTCAGTAGTCACAGAAATTTATAAAAAATCACTTGGGTGCAACCACTTTGATGTGCGTCGCTATGCAATGGTTGTCTCGGACTTGGATTTGTCAAAGTTGCTATGTTGTTGGTATCATATTTTGATTGTGTTAAGATTTATTAAGTCATGATATTGTCTGGGACTTGCTTGAGTACCAACTAATATCCAATTCCCAAAAACATATAAGGCCTGAGCCACAGGTGGTGGTATCCCCATGTATGAGGGCCCCAGCTTTCATGACCTTTCTCGGGTGGGCTCCGGTTAAGCTCTTAGTGAAATAACATGGGGACGGTCTTTCCCCCACGGCTGATTTTTTTATTCTCTTTTTTCCCTAACAGTTGTACAATGCATTTCATTGGCTGTTCTCAAAACTAAAGCTATCAAAAGAAAAGACATGTTAGTCTTGCCCAGTTGACAGCTTGACTCTGCAGTATCAATTTCTTGTTGCCCAAATAAATGTTGAATCATGAAAAAAGAATGGGATAATTGTTGATTAACTGATTGTACGTTTAGTGTCAAAATCAGATGTACTGATATTGTTCTGATCACTTGGTGATCTAGCTGCTAGTGTATATGTGTACAATACAGACGTATCCTAAAACTACCATTTGAGAAATTTTCTCGAACTACCATTTGAGAAATAAACCCTTTATATTTTCAATTAAACCTTACATCTTCTATTTTGTAGAAGATAGCAGCTctgcatcatcatcatcaacaacAACAGAGTAGCAGTCAGCAACAGCTCCTCCAACATCCACTACTGAGCCAGCAACAACAAAGCTCAACTTTTAATGCAGGCGAGCAGGAAAAAATGGGCGATGGAAGTGTAACTGTGGCTTTCCATGGAAATAAACAGGTCTCGCCCTCTTattcatctttttttttcttaattTAATTTCAGTTAAAATAATAGGATCCATATTTTCCTATGGTTTATGTCTCACAGGTTTCTAAGAATAAAATTGGGCGAAAGCGCAAACAGCCTACCTCATCATCAACTCCAGCTAATAGTTCTGGTACTACGAATACTGCTGGAGCTTCCCCCAGTTCAACACCCTCAACTCCTTCCGCACATTCTCCAGGAGAAACCATATCAACACCACAAGGGCCCCACCATGCTAGCTTATCTAAGGCTTTAATTGTTTATGGTTCTGATCCCCAGGGTTCACCAACTAACCCACTTGTAAGTTGCTCTATGCTTGCGTACACTCTTTGGTGAGCCAGTTGCACAAATATTTGTATGGCAGCCTGGTGTTGCTTGTTGAATTTATTTATGGTATCTCTTGACTCTAGGTTGATATGGATCATTATGTGGAGGATGACTCCATGGAAGATAATGTGGAACCAATACATGATGGCATAGATCTAAGAGCTGCTGGCAGCCACTGTATCAATTCTGCAAAAGGTTTGTGTCCTATCCTGTCTATTTAATTATACATCTACTTATAGAGTTATAGTTGAGTTGCTGTTAAGTTGGCACTGGACCTACACAGAAAGACTCCATTCGAAGAAATTGATGTATAACCTTTGAGGACACCCTAGGGACTCCGGTAATTTTGTCCTTGGTCTGTCACAAATGGCTAGACCATATGTGATATGTGGGTTCAATGCATCGGATTAATACTATATGGTTGAGTCTAATTTGTTTTTGCTTTCGCTACTGCTTTTCGTTTCTCTTACATGTTGATTCAGGATATATCCTCCGAGAGATGTCTTCAGCTCAAGCAAGCACAAGCAGCATTCTATGTTGCCACTTCTCATCAGATGGAAAACTGCTCGCTACTGGAGGTCATGATAAGAAGGTAAAAGCATGTACTGTTGTTCTTGCTAAGCTATTCAGTGGAGTTGATATAGTCATGGAACTTTATGTTCAAAATTTTCATTAGCTCTGAAATGTGTAATTACTAATTACCTTTTGTAACTCGCAATGCAGGTATTCCTGTGGAATGCTGAAACTTTGAAACAAAAATCAATATTGGAGGAGCATTCTCTGCTGATAACTGACGTGCGCTTCAGCCCAAGCATTCCTCGCCTTGCCACCTCTTCATTTGATAAAACCGTGAGGGTCTGGGATGCCGATAATGTAAGTATATGTCATCAATCCATGTTCCCTACCTTTTCCTTTGATTGTGTCCATATGTTAAGTCATTCACGTTTCACCATGCAGAGTTTCACAAAATTAACTATTCCTTGGAATTGATCTTTGCAGCAGGGGTATTCAATCCGTACATTCACTGGGCACTCGGCATCTGTTATGTCACTTGATTTCCACCCAAACAAGGATGACCTCATTTGTTCTTGTGATGGGGACAATGAGATCAGATTCTGGAGCATCAAGCATGGAAACAATGTTCGAATTTTCAAGGTTTCTCAACTTTACATGTTTAGTATTTTTGTCAGCCTGTAATTTTCTTCTTTTTGTGAACAGAAAGAGTTATTTCTAACTTGCATGCTGAGTAGCAACCTATTAAATATATCTGACATTTCATATCATATCAACTTGTTTAATTGGTAGCAAGCATTGATAATATATGGCATATACCTTGTGAATAGCGCGTAAAAGAAAGTGAGTTGTCACCAGGTAAAAGAAAGTGAGTTGTCACCAGGCACGATCAGCAGATCGTCTATGATGTGACAGGACTGTCTCCTTAgtttctcttttttcttttccctcgaACTCTAAGACTGCTGCATGTTATTGTAGTAATTTAATTTTTCTGTGTTCAATGCCTATGCAGGGCGGTTCAGCCCAGCTGAGATTCCAACCAAGTTATGGAGGATATCTTGCAACCACTTCAGATAATATGGTCTCTATTCTGGATGTGGAGACACAAGCTTGCGTGAGGAGATTTGAGGTGCGTAAGTGACTGAGGTGCACTGTAACAGTTTGCTGTTAACTTGAATATGTTTGCAAGTCACACCTTGCTCAATGCAGAGGCTGGGACCTTATTTCATATTGGAATAAAGCTTCCTTTATCTAAAAAAATCTTGTTAAACATAGTCAGCAACCTTTATATATTAATCAATATAGTTCCCCTGTTATTGGTAAGAGATCATTTAAAGCAGCTCTGATAGTCCTATTTCTTGGAAATTACAGAGCCACACCAAGGATGTTGGTTCCTTGTGCTGGGATCCCACTGGAGAATATGTTGTGTCTGTCAGTGAAGACATAGTGAAGGTGTGGTCATTGAACGACAAGAGCTGTGTGAATGAGCTTAACTGCCGTGGGAGAAAGTTGACTTCATGTGCTTTCCATCCTACATATCCATCCTTGCTTGTCATTGGCTGTTACCAGGCAAGTCACTTTATCTTGTATGGCTTTTACTCATGATTCATCCAAAACTAGATTGCATGGATCTAGGTTGCCTTTTTTAGATGGGGCTTTGAACTTCATAGATTGGCCTTAAACTATTCAATTCCTTCAGAGATTTCAACCGCTGCAACTTCAGTTCAGCAGAGCATATCTTTTAACACAAGTGATACTGTTTGAAGTCTCACAAATATCCATAAGTAGCAGCATAGCAGCATAGTAGGCAATGCTATGAACATTAGCTACCATGAAGCATCTATGATATACTCAAGTTCGGAATAGCTTTAGCACAATTCCATGACGATTGCAGCTGCCGTTTCTACGCCGTCGGTGCATCTTTGAAATGTTTCGTATGCTTACCTGTGGGCTGTGCTGAATGGTGCAGTCTCTGGAGCTGTGGGACATGGCAGAGAACCGGAGCATGACCATTGCAGCGCACAGCAGCCTTGTCTCAGCTGTGGCCTCATCGAGCTCCGGCCTGGTGGCTTCCACAGGCCATGACAAGTATGTCAAGCTTTGGAGATGAGCTCGCCTCTGGTTGTGGTGCTGTTAACTATTTATGGACGCCCCTTTTGTCACACCATTAGCTGCCAGCTGCTCAGCTGTGCTGCTGGTGTGTTACAGTTGCCCTCTGAATGTGGATGGTGACAACTGAACTGCCTGTCTGAACATATGGTTGTGGAAGTAGCATGCAGTAAACCTGAAGAAGTGGTTTAGCACTAGCTTTTGTATAGAAAACTAGAATCTGGGGTATATCCAGCATTAGTGTCTGTCAGCTATCTTGTTTGTACTTGCACCTTGATTCCTCAAATGGCCATGCTCTGATTTCTGAATTCTGAGTTCGCCCCTGCTGCATCTCTGTAAATGTGCCTTCGTGTTGTGATGTAGTGCTGCATCTAGCTAGACTATGGATGCTTCATGGCTAGGAAAAGTACGGATTGGCAACCCCAATTTACAAGAAAGGAATCTCAGGTTCCAGCATCCAATTCCAACTCGCAAAGTTGAATTGATATAGTGCGACTCTGATTCCTCGTTTTGGGTGAGCATTTGCCATCATCGGGTTGAGATGGATGTGGATGAGATCTTGGAAGATGGTTCTCAGCTCTTGGCGAGTATCCTGATGTCATCCTGCTGTGATTGTTAATGTTCATTACAATCAAACGGACGCTCTGCATTCCTCTCGACGCCAGGCCGAACACCTGTGGCTCTCATCGAGCAAATGTTATGGTGGGTTTGTTTGCAATGTTTGCATCGAATCATCTCCATCTGCAAATTCGTTCGAGGTATGGTCAACATACTAGCCCTTTTTAGCAAAGGAACTTTGAAGAGGGGAGCATTTTTGCATGTGAAGTTTTGCACGGTACAGTTCGTTTGTAGGAATTATAAGAACTCGTCCAAATTCTGGAAATTGTAACATCGTATCTACAAATTTCTTGCCATATAATTCGAGTAGTTCTCTGTTTAGTTACTCTTGGTGTTAGACGAGTATATGATAAAACTTTACCCCAGCAATGTTATGTTTTTCTTCCGATTTGAAAAAGGCATGCTATGGTTTGAGAATCATGCGTGTTGCCGAGGAGTTCCGGTGATCAAATTAAGGGCCAGTTCTAGAATTCCACACGGAGAAAATTGTGCAGTAGGGCACTGGTGTTTGATGAAGAAAAGGGTTTAAATGTATTTTGGCAAAAAAAAATCTCTTGAGAAAACTTAAGGAGGCCGGCCGAACGCTTGGATTTAGCTTACCCCACCATGCTTCCTACTTAACTCCCTTCCCCTCATCTAATACCGCTTTCTTCCTCACTTTCGTTGTCTCACCGTTCCGTCCCTCCAAAACCCTAGACGCGACCCTCCCccggcgccgctcgccgccgcccgcggccaTGGATCTCCTCCGCTCGCACCTCCACAAGGTCCGCATCCCGGAGCCCGGCAACCGCATCCACAAGGACGAGTGCTGCGTCTCCTTCGACACCCCGGTAAGTGCGCCCTGTCCCCCCTGTGTTCCTCCTCATCTTCGCCTCGAattgctagggttagggtttgacgCGATTCGGCGccgtgtgcgtgtgtgtgtgcAGAGGTCGGAGGGGGGCCTGTACGTGGACATGAGCTCGTTCCTGGGTTTCGGGAGGGAGCATGTGGAGTGGAACTTCGAGAAGACCGGGAACCCCGTGTACCTCCACATCGTGCGGCGCCAGAAGCCGGAGCCGGACGAGGCGGATCGCCCTCTTAAGAA
Protein-coding sequences here:
- the LOC112894089 gene encoding transcriptional corepressor LEUNIG-like isoform X1, whose amino-acid sequence is MAHNVWEADKMLDSYIYDYLLKRNLYNTAKAFQAESNVPSAPVAIDAPGGFLFEWWSVFWDIFIARTNEKHSDSAAAYLELIKAREQKQQSQQQVEMQQLLLQRHVQRQQQHPQEQQQQHPQLQRRQQKQQQRNENTDFSTSAQNGTAVADPQVRQNATAASGLSAKIYEDRMKITAQRDISDEALMKQRLTESIGPLLESNPTSRLKSPARSALTSGQIVHRSIGGGSASLQQAEARSQPLLGSTQDMKAETNVALNLRAGADGSLFGVQGSNLVGNNLTLKGWPLTGLEQLRSGFLQHKSYMHSPQPLQHQLQFLTPQQQQILLQAQQNMTSSPIEMDNRQLQMLFSSRNLVPGRDGQSNAFAEIIPSVGQSLQNFCLPTQRTETDMLMKKIAALHHHHQQQQSSSQQQLLQHPLLSQQQQSSTFNAGEQEKMGDGSVTVAFHGNKQVSKNKIGRKRKQPTSSSTPANSSGTTNTAGASPSSTPSTPSAHSPGETISTPQGPHHASLSKALIVYGSDPQGSPTNPLVDMDHYVEDDSMEDNVEPIHDGIDLRAAGSHCINSAKGYILREMSSAQASTSSILCCHFSSDGKLLATGGHDKKVFLWNAETLKQKSILEEHSLLITDVRFSPSIPRLATSSFDKTVRVWDADNQGYSIRTFTGHSASVMSLDFHPNKDDLICSCDGDNEIRFWSIKHGNNVRIFKGGSAQLRFQPSYGGYLATTSDNMVSILDVETQACVRRFESHTKDVGSLCWDPTGEYVVSVSEDIVKVWSLNDKSCVNELNCRGRKLTSCAFHPTYPSLLVIGCYQSLELWDMAENRSMTIAAHSSLVSAVASSSSGLVASTGHDKYVKLWR
- the LOC112894089 gene encoding transcriptional corepressor LEUNIG-like isoform X2, translating into MAHNVWEADKMLDSYIYDYLLKRNLYNTAKAFQAESNVPSAPVAIDAPGGFLFEWWSVFWDIFIARTNEKHSDSAAAYLELIKAREQKQQSQQQVEMQQLLLQRHVQRQQQHPQEQQQQHPQLQRRQQKQQQRNENTDFSTSAQNGTAVADPQVRQNATAASGLSAKIYEDRMKITAQRDISDEALMKQRLTESIGPLLESNPTSRLKSPARSALTSGQIVHRSIGGGSASLQQAEARSQPLLGSTQDMKAETNVALNLRAGADGSLFGVQGSNLVGNNLTLKGWPLTGLEQLRSGFLQHKSYMHSPQPLQHQLQFLTPQQQQILLQAQQNMTSSPIEMDNRQLQMLFSSRNLVPGRDGQSNAFAEIIPSVGQSLQNFCLPTQRTETDMLMKIAALHHHHQQQQSSSQQQLLQHPLLSQQQQSSTFNAGEQEKMGDGSVTVAFHGNKQVSKNKIGRKRKQPTSSSTPANSSGTTNTAGASPSSTPSTPSAHSPGETISTPQGPHHASLSKALIVYGSDPQGSPTNPLVDMDHYVEDDSMEDNVEPIHDGIDLRAAGSHCINSAKGYILREMSSAQASTSSILCCHFSSDGKLLATGGHDKKVFLWNAETLKQKSILEEHSLLITDVRFSPSIPRLATSSFDKTVRVWDADNQGYSIRTFTGHSASVMSLDFHPNKDDLICSCDGDNEIRFWSIKHGNNVRIFKGGSAQLRFQPSYGGYLATTSDNMVSILDVETQACVRRFESHTKDVGSLCWDPTGEYVVSVSEDIVKVWSLNDKSCVNELNCRGRKLTSCAFHPTYPSLLVIGCYQSLELWDMAENRSMTIAAHSSLVSAVASSSSGLVASTGHDKYVKLWR